One stretch of Manis pentadactyla isolate mManPen7 chromosome 10, mManPen7.hap1, whole genome shotgun sequence DNA includes these proteins:
- the B4GALNT1 gene encoding beta-1,4 N-acetylgalactosaminyltransferase 1 isoform X1, with the protein MRCCIETTASKGPLHQDAGPLEWRKPRCGRRMRLGRRAVCVLVLLLACASLGLLYASTRDATGLRTPLALWAPLQAPPRPELPDLAPEPRYAHIPVRIKERVVGLLSRHNCSCEPSGGSLHLPFQRQVQAIDFTKAFDPEELRTASASREQEFQAFLSRSQSAADQLLIAPANSPLQYPLQGVEVQPLRSILVPGLSLQAASGQEVYQVNLTASLGTWDVAGEVTGVTVTGEGQPDLTLTSPGLDRLNRQLQLVTYSSQSYQANTADTVRFSTEGHEAAFTIRIRHPPNPRLYSPGSLSQGAQYNLSALVTIATKTFLRYNRLRALIASIRRFYPTVTVVIADDSDKPESISGLHIEHYLMPFGKGWFAGRNLAISQVTTKYVLWVDDDFIFTARTRLERLVDVLERTSLDLVGGAVREISGFATTYRQLLSVESGAPGRGNCLRQRRGFHHELVGFPGCVVTDGVVNFFLARTDKVREVGFDPRLSRVAHLEFFLDGLGSLRVGSCSDVIVDHASKLKLPWTSKDAGAETYARYRYPGSLDESQVAKHRLLFFKHRLQCMTSE; encoded by the exons ATGCGCTGCTGCATCGAAACCACCGCATCCAAAGGTCCCTTGCATCAAGACGCCGGGCCTCTGGAGTGGAGGAAACCGAGATGCGGGAGAAG GATGCGGCTGGGCCGCCGGGCCGTGTGTGTGCTGGTCCTGCTGCTCGCCTGCGCCTCGCTGGGGCTCCTGTACGCGAGCACCCGGGACGCGACCGGCCTCCGGACACCTCTGGCGCTGTGGGCGCCCCTGCAGGCGCCCCCCAGGCCAGAGCTCCCAGACCTGGCCCCGGAGCCCCGCTATGCACACATCCCTGTTAGGATCAAGGAGCGAGTGGTGGG GCTGCTCTCTAGACACAACTGCAGCTGTGAGCCCAGTGGGGGGAGCCTTCACCTCCCCTTCCAGAGGCAGGTCCAAGCCATTGACTTCACCAAGGCGTTTGACCCTGAGGAGCTGAGGACTGCCTCTGCCTCGAGGGAGCAGGAGTTTCAGGCCTTCCTTTCAAG GAGCCAGTCCGCTGCTGACCAGCTGCTCATAGCCCCTGCCAACTCCCCCCTCCAGTACCCCTTGCAGGGTGTGGAGGTGCAGCCGCTCAGGAGCATCTTGGTGCCAG GGCTGAGCCTGCAGGCAGCTTCTGGTCAGGAGGTATACCAG GTGAACCTGACTGCCTCCTTGGGCACCTGGGATGTGGCAGGGGAAGTGACCGGAGTGACTGTCACTGGAGAGGGGCAACCAGATCTCACCCTCACCAGCCCAGGGCTGGACCGACTCAATCGGCAGCTGCAACTAGTCACTTACAGCAGCCAAAGCTATCAGGCAAATACAGCAGACACAG TCCGGTTTTCCACTGAGGGACATGAGGCAGCCTTCACCATTCGCATAAGACACCCCCCCAACCCTCGGCTGTATTCACCTGGATCTCTATCCCAGGGAG CCCAGTACAACCTCAGTGCTCTGGTCACCATCGCCACTAAGACCTTCCTTCGTTACAATCGGCTACGGGCACTCATTGCCAGCATCCGCCGCTTCTACCCGACGGTCACCGTGGTCATCGCTGACGACAGCGACAAGCCTGAGAGCATTAGCGGACTCCACATCGAGCACTATCTCATGCCTTTCGGCAAG GGTTGGTTTGCAGGCCGAAACCTGGCCATATCCCAAGTAACCACCAAGTACGTGCTGTGGGTGGACGACGACTTCATCTTCACCGCACGGACGCGGCTGGAGAGGCTGGTGGACGTGCTGGAGAGGACATCGCTGGACCTG GTGGGGGGCGCGGTGCGCGAGATCTCGGGCTTCGCCACCACCTACCGGCAGCTGCTGAGCGTGGAGTCCGGCGCACCAGGCCGCGGGAACTGCCTCCGGCAAAGGCGCGGCTTCCACCATGAGTTAGTCGGCTTCCCAGGCTGCGTAGTCACTGACGGTGTGGTCAACTTCTTCCTGGCGCGCACCGATAAGGTGCGAGAGGTCGGCTTCGACCCACGCCTCAGCCGCGTGGCGCATTTGG AATTCTTCCTGGATGGGCTTGGTTCCCTTCGGGTGGGCTCCTGCTCAGACGTCATTGTGGATCATGCATCCAAGCTGAAGCTGCCTTGGACATCAAAGGATGCTGGGGCAGAGACTTATGCCCGGTACCGTTATCCAGGATCACTGGATGAAAGTCAAGTGGCCAAACACCGCCTGCTCTTCTTCAAACACCGTCTGCAGTGCATGACCTCAGAGTGA
- the B4GALNT1 gene encoding beta-1,4 N-acetylgalactosaminyltransferase 1 isoform X2 produces the protein MRLGRRAVCVLVLLLACASLGLLYASTRDATGLRTPLALWAPLQAPPRPELPDLAPEPRYAHIPVRIKERVVGLLSRHNCSCEPSGGSLHLPFQRQVQAIDFTKAFDPEELRTASASREQEFQAFLSRSQSAADQLLIAPANSPLQYPLQGVEVQPLRSILVPGLSLQAASGQEVYQVNLTASLGTWDVAGEVTGVTVTGEGQPDLTLTSPGLDRLNRQLQLVTYSSQSYQANTADTVRFSTEGHEAAFTIRIRHPPNPRLYSPGSLSQGAQYNLSALVTIATKTFLRYNRLRALIASIRRFYPTVTVVIADDSDKPESISGLHIEHYLMPFGKGWFAGRNLAISQVTTKYVLWVDDDFIFTARTRLERLVDVLERTSLDLVGGAVREISGFATTYRQLLSVESGAPGRGNCLRQRRGFHHELVGFPGCVVTDGVVNFFLARTDKVREVGFDPRLSRVAHLEFFLDGLGSLRVGSCSDVIVDHASKLKLPWTSKDAGAETYARYRYPGSLDESQVAKHRLLFFKHRLQCMTSE, from the exons ATGCGGCTGGGCCGCCGGGCCGTGTGTGTGCTGGTCCTGCTGCTCGCCTGCGCCTCGCTGGGGCTCCTGTACGCGAGCACCCGGGACGCGACCGGCCTCCGGACACCTCTGGCGCTGTGGGCGCCCCTGCAGGCGCCCCCCAGGCCAGAGCTCCCAGACCTGGCCCCGGAGCCCCGCTATGCACACATCCCTGTTAGGATCAAGGAGCGAGTGGTGGG GCTGCTCTCTAGACACAACTGCAGCTGTGAGCCCAGTGGGGGGAGCCTTCACCTCCCCTTCCAGAGGCAGGTCCAAGCCATTGACTTCACCAAGGCGTTTGACCCTGAGGAGCTGAGGACTGCCTCTGCCTCGAGGGAGCAGGAGTTTCAGGCCTTCCTTTCAAG GAGCCAGTCCGCTGCTGACCAGCTGCTCATAGCCCCTGCCAACTCCCCCCTCCAGTACCCCTTGCAGGGTGTGGAGGTGCAGCCGCTCAGGAGCATCTTGGTGCCAG GGCTGAGCCTGCAGGCAGCTTCTGGTCAGGAGGTATACCAG GTGAACCTGACTGCCTCCTTGGGCACCTGGGATGTGGCAGGGGAAGTGACCGGAGTGACTGTCACTGGAGAGGGGCAACCAGATCTCACCCTCACCAGCCCAGGGCTGGACCGACTCAATCGGCAGCTGCAACTAGTCACTTACAGCAGCCAAAGCTATCAGGCAAATACAGCAGACACAG TCCGGTTTTCCACTGAGGGACATGAGGCAGCCTTCACCATTCGCATAAGACACCCCCCCAACCCTCGGCTGTATTCACCTGGATCTCTATCCCAGGGAG CCCAGTACAACCTCAGTGCTCTGGTCACCATCGCCACTAAGACCTTCCTTCGTTACAATCGGCTACGGGCACTCATTGCCAGCATCCGCCGCTTCTACCCGACGGTCACCGTGGTCATCGCTGACGACAGCGACAAGCCTGAGAGCATTAGCGGACTCCACATCGAGCACTATCTCATGCCTTTCGGCAAG GGTTGGTTTGCAGGCCGAAACCTGGCCATATCCCAAGTAACCACCAAGTACGTGCTGTGGGTGGACGACGACTTCATCTTCACCGCACGGACGCGGCTGGAGAGGCTGGTGGACGTGCTGGAGAGGACATCGCTGGACCTG GTGGGGGGCGCGGTGCGCGAGATCTCGGGCTTCGCCACCACCTACCGGCAGCTGCTGAGCGTGGAGTCCGGCGCACCAGGCCGCGGGAACTGCCTCCGGCAAAGGCGCGGCTTCCACCATGAGTTAGTCGGCTTCCCAGGCTGCGTAGTCACTGACGGTGTGGTCAACTTCTTCCTGGCGCGCACCGATAAGGTGCGAGAGGTCGGCTTCGACCCACGCCTCAGCCGCGTGGCGCATTTGG AATTCTTCCTGGATGGGCTTGGTTCCCTTCGGGTGGGCTCCTGCTCAGACGTCATTGTGGATCATGCATCCAAGCTGAAGCTGCCTTGGACATCAAAGGATGCTGGGGCAGAGACTTATGCCCGGTACCGTTATCCAGGATCACTGGATGAAAGTCAAGTGGCCAAACACCGCCTGCTCTTCTTCAAACACCGTCTGCAGTGCATGACCTCAGAGTGA